CGTCGTCCTCGTCACGCGCGTGGCCCGGCGCGAACTCCAGAAGGCGCTGGCCGAGGTCGAAGACACGGCCTGATCGTCGACGGGCGGCCGCGGCGGGTCAGGACAGTTCTTCCACCCGGTGGCCGAGTTCGCGGAGCCTGGCCACGATCGTCGCGATATGGTCGCGGCCGCGCGTCTCGATCGTGAGTTCGATCCCCACCTTCCCGACGGAGATGTCCCCGAAGGCGCGCGTGTGTTCGATGTGGAGGACGTTGGCGCCCTCGATCGCGACGAGCGCCGTCACTTCGTTGAGGTAGCCGGGGCGGTCTCGAACGACGACCGCGAGACGCGCGAGCCGGCCATCGGCCCAGAGCGCGCGGTCGATGACCCGGGACACCAGGTTCATGTCGATGTTGCCGCCGGAGAGGATGCAGACGGTGACGTCGGACGGCTCGAGTTCGACCTTTTCCTCGAGGACGGCGGCCACGGACACCGCTCCGCCGCCCTCCACGACGAACTTCTCGGATTCGAGAAGGAAGAAGATCGCGCGGGTGATCTGTTCCTCGCCGATGAGGACGATGTCGTCCACGAGCGTCGCCAGGTGAGGGAAGGCAAGGTCGCCGATCCGCTTCACGGCGATGCCGTCCGCGAGCGTGTCGGAGTTCTCCAGGTGCACGGGTTTCCCGGCGGCGAGCGACTCCCGGGCCCCCGGCGAGGCCGCGGCCTCCACGCCGATCACGCGCACATTCGGGCGCTGTGCCTTCACCACGGTCGCGATGCCCGAGATCATCCCGCCGCCTCCGACCGGAACGATGACCGTCGTGAGGTCGGGCACCTGTTCGAGGATCTCCAGCCCGATCGTCCCCTGGCCCGCCATCACATCGAGGTCATCGAAGGCGTGGACGGGCGTGAGCCCCTCCTCGCGGGCCAGGCGGTCGACGAGCGCCATCCCGTCGGAGAGGGTCTCCCCGGTCTGAATCACGCGGGCGCCGTAGCCGCGCGTGTGGGCGACCTTGATGAGGGGCGCGTGCGTGGGCATCACGATTGTACACGCGATCTCCAGCCGGGAGGCGTGATAGGCGAGAGCCTGGGCGTGATTCCCGGCGCTGGCCGCGACGACACCGCCCTCGCGGGCGGCCGGGCCCAGGCGGAGGAGCTTGTGGAGCGATCCCCGGTCCTTGAACGATCCGGTGCGCTGCCGGAACTCGGTCTTGAGATGGAAGCGGCCCTCGGCGCGTGCCTCGAGGGCGAAGGACTGCGGGCAAGTGGTTCGCGCCACGCCCGACCGGATCCGTTCGCGCGCCGCGACGACATCTGAGTTCCTCAGCATGGGGAGCAAGACCCCGTTCAAGGTGACCGGGTTCCGCGGGGGGCGTCAGGACACGAGGCGCCGAAGCCGGTCGATCGCGCCGGCGGCGTCGAAGCGGGTCAGGTCGATCGCGTGTCCACCGTCGCCGCCCTCCTCAAGCCAGCGGCCCACCATCGCGCTGGACACGGATTCCCGGGGCGAAAGCACGGTGGGCGCCCGCAACTCCGCCACTCGCACCGCGTAGCAGGCGTTTTCCACGGCCTCCTCCCAGGCGCCGTCGACCCAGTCTACGCGGCGCCGCCGGAGCACCTGCCCGCGCGCCACGGGCTGGAGCATCCGGTGCGCCTCGTCGAGCCCGGGGAGCACAATGAGCCACGAATGCGGCTCGGCTTCCGGCTCCAGCAGGAACCGAAGCTCCTCGAGTTCCTCGATCCAGTCGAGACGAAGTTGCGCCGCTGCGGCCCGCTCGAACTCCAGCCTCTCGGAGGCGGCGTCGCGCGCCTCGGCGAAACGGTCCAGGAGTTCCCACGCGTAGCCCGGCTCGGCGAGCAGGCGCCCGGCCGCTTCCGCCTGCCGCCGATAGGCGTTGAGTCCCACGCGGCGCGCGCAGGGCGCGGTGCAGAGGCCCATGTCGAACTGCATGCAGGGGCTCCGCGCCGGGTCCGGGCGCACCGCTTCGGCGCAACTCCGCAGCCGGACGATCTTCTCCACAAGGCGACGGATGCGCTCGGGCAACCGGCGACTCCGGAAGGGGCCGACGTAGCGGGCCTCGGCCCGGCGCGGCCGGCGCACGACGCGCAGCCGCGGGAAGGGTTCGTTCCGGGGCAGCTCCAGGTACCAGCCGGCATCGCGCCGCTTGAGCGCCCGGTTGTAGGGAGGACGCTGGCCGAGGATGCGCTCCGCTTCCACGAGCCGCGCCTCCAGGTCGCTCCCGGTCGGGTGCGCCTCGACGTCCCGGGCGATCCGCAGCATCTCGGCCAGACGCTCGTTCGTTGGCCCGCCCGAGTAGAAGTACCCCCGCACGCGCCGCCGCAGGTTCACGCTCTTCCCCACGTAGAGGGGATGCCCGTGCGCATCCACGAAGACGTAGACGCCCGGGCTCGCGGGAAGATCGGGCACCCATTCCGGAACCGGCGTCGCGCGCGGGATCGCGGGACCTCCTCTGTCTTCGGCCTTCGGTTTCCCGCGGCCCGGCCGGCGGCGGGACCGGGGAATGTCGGATTCGGGTTGTCTTCGGTCAAGCGCCGGGACGACGCCGGCCTCCGGGGGACCGCCCTCGTTTGGCCGCGGCGCGGCGGCCGCGCATATTCGGCCGCCATGATCGCGCTCATCACCGGCATCACGGGACAGGATGGCTCGTACCTGGCCGAGTTCCTGCTCGACAAGGGGTACGAGGTCCACGGCGTCGTGCGCCGTTCCTCGGTGGAGAAGTACGACCGGATCTCCCATCTCCGGGACCGTGTCACGCTCCACCAGGCGGACCTGCTCGACCAGTTGTCGCTCATCCGCGTGCTCGAACGCGTGGAGCCGCGGGAGGTCTACAACCTCGCTGCGCAGTCCTTCGTCCCCACCTCCTGGGATCAGCCGCTGCTGACGGGCGAGTTCACCGCGCTGGGCGTCACGCGCATGCTCGAGGCGATCCGCGCGGTCGATCCCGCGATCCGCTTCTACCAGGCCTCTTCGTCGGAGATGTTCGGGAAGGTGCGGGAGACTCCACAGAACGAGGACACGCCCTTCTACCCGCGCAGCCCCTATGGCGTCGCGAAGGTGTACGGCCACTTCATCACCGTGAACTACCGGGAGAGCTACGACCTGTTCGCGACGAGCGGGATCCTCTTCAATCACGAGAGTCCCCGGCGGGGCCGCGAGTTCGTCACGCGCAAGGTGAGCCGGGAGGCGGCCCGCATCCATCGCGGGCTCGTCGACCGTTTGTCGATCGGGAACCTGGGGGCGGAGCGCGACTGGGGGTTTGCGGGCGACTACGTCGAGGCGATGTGGCTCATGCTGCGGGCGGAGACGCCGGAGGACTACGTGATCGGCACCGGCGTGACGCATTCCGTGCAACGGTTGATCGAGATCGCCTTCGACGAGATCGGACGCGACTGGCGCGAGCACGTCGAGCAGGATCCGGCGCTCCTGAGGCCGGCCGAAGTCGAGCGGCTCTGCGCCGACCCGTCGAAGGCGAAGCGGCAGCTGGGCTGGGAGCCCCGCATGTCGTTCGAGGAGATGATCCGCCTCATGGTGCGAACGGACATCGAGCGGCTCGACGCCACGGCCCGCTAACCGGGGCCGGCGGCCCACCGCCGGCTAGGTCCGCAGTTTCGCGAAGAGCAGGAGGCCGGCGCCGAAGAAGATGGTGTTGGGCAGCCAGGCCGCCGCCGCCGGTGACAGCGCTCCCCCCGCCCCCATCGCCTCGGCGATGCGGATCAGGGTCAGGAAGAGGATCGTCGTCCCGAGCGCGATCCCGATCGAGGTCGGCGCGCCGCCCCGCTTGTTGCTCTGCGCGAGCGGTATCCCGAACACGGCGATCACGAGGCACGCGAAGGGGAAGGCGATGCGCTGCGCGCGGGAGGTTCTGAGTCCGTTCGTCGTGCCGCCCGAGCGTTCGACGGACTCGATGAGGCGCCCCAGTTCCGCGTAACGCATCTCGTCCGGTTCCTTGGGTCTGGCCTGCAGTTCCTCGGGCGTTTCGTCCAGTTGGCGCACGAACAGTTCGGCGAACTCGAAGGCGGTCTCCTCCTCCGGGCCGCGGAACTCCCGCATCCACCCCTGCTGGAGCACCCAGCGAGCGGACGCC
The Candidatus Palauibacter scopulicola genome window above contains:
- the ilvA gene encoding threonine ammonia-lyase, whose protein sequence is MLRNSDVVAARERIRSGVARTTCPQSFALEARAEGRFHLKTEFRQRTGSFKDRGSLHKLLRLGPAAREGGVVAASAGNHAQALAYHASRLEIACTIVMPTHAPLIKVAHTRGYGARVIQTGETLSDGMALVDRLAREEGLTPVHAFDDLDVMAGQGTIGLEILEQVPDLTTVIVPVGGGGMISGIATVVKAQRPNVRVIGVEAAASPGARESLAAGKPVHLENSDTLADGIAVKRIGDLAFPHLATLVDDIVLIGEEQITRAIFFLLESEKFVVEGGGAVSVAAVLEEKVELEPSDVTVCILSGGNIDMNLVSRVIDRALWADGRLARLAVVVRDRPGYLNEVTALVAIEGANVLHIEHTRAFGDISVGKVGIELTIETRGRDHIATIVARLRELGHRVEELS
- the gmd gene encoding GDP-mannose 4,6-dehydratase; the encoded protein is MIALITGITGQDGSYLAEFLLDKGYEVHGVVRRSSVEKYDRISHLRDRVTLHQADLLDQLSLIRVLERVEPREVYNLAAQSFVPTSWDQPLLTGEFTALGVTRMLEAIRAVDPAIRFYQASSSEMFGKVRETPQNEDTPFYPRSPYGVAKVYGHFITVNYRESYDLFATSGILFNHESPRRGREFVTRKVSREAARIHRGLVDRLSIGNLGAERDWGFAGDYVEAMWLMLRAETPEDYVIGTGVTHSVQRLIEIAFDEIGRDWREHVEQDPALLRPAEVERLCADPSKAKRQLGWEPRMSFEEMIRLMVRTDIERLDATAR